The Mycobacterium seoulense genome has a window encoding:
- the prcB gene encoding proteasome subunit beta, with amino-acid sequence MTWPFSDRLSTNSALPANPAVDLSSFADFLRRQAPELLPASLGGGAQAGGAGSQLPHGTTIVALKYPGGVVIAGDRRSTQGNMIAGRDVKKVYVTDDYTATGIAGTAAIAVEFARLYAVELEHYEKLEGVPLTFAGKVNRLAIMVRGNLAAAMQGLVALPLLAGYDIDAPDPEGAGRIVSFDAAGGWNLEEEGYQSVGSGSIFAKSSIKKLYSQVTDADSALRVAIEALYDAADDDSATGGPDLVRGIYPSAVTIGADGAAEVPESRIAELAREVIQSRSRADTFGPDGGEK; translated from the coding sequence GTGACCTGGCCCTTCTCCGATCGCCTGTCCACTAACTCCGCACTCCCGGCAAATCCCGCCGTAGACCTGTCATCGTTTGCTGACTTTCTGCGCCGCCAGGCGCCGGAGCTCTTGCCGGCGAGCCTCGGCGGGGGCGCGCAGGCCGGTGGGGCCGGATCGCAGCTGCCGCACGGCACCACGATCGTCGCGCTGAAATATCCCGGCGGCGTCGTGATCGCCGGGGACCGGCGCTCCACCCAGGGCAACATGATCGCCGGGCGCGACGTGAAGAAGGTGTACGTCACCGACGATTACACCGCCACGGGCATCGCGGGTACCGCGGCCATCGCCGTCGAGTTCGCGCGCCTGTACGCGGTGGAACTCGAACACTACGAGAAGCTCGAGGGCGTGCCGCTGACGTTTGCCGGCAAGGTCAACCGGCTCGCGATCATGGTGCGCGGAAACCTGGCCGCCGCGATGCAGGGGCTGGTGGCCCTGCCGCTGTTGGCGGGCTACGACATCGACGCGCCCGACCCCGAGGGGGCCGGCCGGATCGTCTCGTTCGATGCCGCCGGCGGCTGGAACCTCGAGGAGGAGGGCTACCAGTCGGTCGGTTCGGGGTCGATCTTCGCCAAGTCGTCGATAAAGAAGTTGTACTCGCAGGTGACCGATGCCGATTCCGCGCTGCGGGTGGCCATCGAGGCGCTCTACGACGCCGCCGACGACGATTCGGCCACCGGCGGGCCCGACCTGGTCCGCGGCATCTACCCTTCAGCGGTCACCATCGGCGCCGACGGCGCGGCCGAAGTGCCGGAGAGCCGGATCGCCGAATTGGCCCGTGAGGTCATCCAAAGCCGCTCGCGCGCAGACACTTTCGGCCCAGACGGCGGTGAGAAGTGA
- a CDS encoding ubiquitin-like protein Pup, translated as MAQEQTKRGGGGGDDDDFADSTAAGQERREKLAEDTDDLLDEIDDVLEENAEDFVRAYVQKGGQ; from the coding sequence ATGGCTCAAGAGCAGACCAAGCGTGGCGGTGGTGGCGGCGACGACGACGACTTCGCCGACAGCACGGCCGCGGGCCAGGAGCGCCGCGAGAAGCTGGCCGAGGACACCGACGACCTGCTCGACGAGATCGACGACGTCCTCGAAGAGAATGCCGAAGACTTCGTCCGGGCATACGTCCAAAAGGGCGGACAGTGA
- the dop gene encoding pup deamidase/depupylase codes for MQRIIGTEVEYGISSPSDPTANPILTSTQAVLAYAAAAGIQRAKRTRWDYEVESPLRDARGFDLSRSAGPPPVVDADEVGAANMILTNGARLYVDHAHPEYSAPECTDPLDAVIWDKAGERVMEAAARHVASVPGAAKLQLYKNNVDGKGASYGAHENYLMSRQTPFSSIIAGLTPFLVSRQVVTGSGRVGIGPSGDEPGFQLSQRSDYIEVEVGLETTLKRGIINTRDEPHADADRYRRLHVIIGDANLAETSTYLKLGTTALVLDLIEVGPEHGIDLSDLVLARPVHAVHAISRDPSLRAVVALADGRELTGLALQRIYLDRVAKLVDGRDPDPRAAHIVETWAHVLDQLERDPMECAEVLDWPAKLRLLEGFRQRENLSWSAPRLHLVDLQYSDVRLDKGLYNRLVARGSMKRLVSEHQVLEAVDNPPTDTRAYFRGECLRRFGADIAAASWDSVIFDLGGDSLVRIPTLEPLRGSKAHVGALLDSVDSAAELVEQLTS; via the coding sequence GTGGAATCACCGCTGCGGGACGCCCGCGGTTTCGATCTGAGCCGCTCGGCCGGTCCGCCACCGGTGGTCGACGCCGACGAGGTTGGCGCGGCCAACATGATTTTGACCAACGGGGCGCGGCTCTACGTCGACCACGCCCACCCCGAATACTCGGCGCCCGAGTGCACCGACCCGCTGGACGCGGTCATCTGGGACAAGGCCGGCGAGCGGGTGATGGAGGCCGCGGCCAGGCACGTCGCCAGCGTCCCCGGGGCTGCCAAGCTGCAGCTGTACAAGAACAACGTCGACGGCAAGGGCGCCTCCTACGGCGCGCACGAGAACTACCTGATGTCGCGGCAGACGCCGTTTTCGTCGATCATCGCGGGTCTGACCCCTTTTCTGGTGTCCCGCCAGGTGGTGACCGGCTCCGGCCGGGTCGGCATCGGGCCCTCCGGTGACGAGCCCGGCTTCCAGCTGTCCCAGCGTTCCGACTACATCGAGGTCGAGGTCGGCCTGGAGACCACCCTCAAGCGCGGCATCATCAACACCCGCGACGAGCCGCACGCCGACGCCGACCGGTACCGCCGGCTGCACGTCATCATCGGCGACGCCAACCTCGCCGAGACGTCGACCTACCTGAAGCTGGGCACCACGGCGCTGGTCCTCGACCTGATCGAAGTCGGCCCGGAACACGGGATCGACCTGAGCGACCTGGTACTGGCCCGGCCGGTGCATGCGGTCCATGCGATCAGCCGAGACCCGTCGCTGCGGGCCGTTGTGGCCCTGGCCGACGGCCGAGAATTGACGGGCCTTGCCTTGCAACGGATTTACCTGGATCGGGTGGCCAAGCTGGTCGACGGCCGCGACCCTGATCCCCGCGCGGCCCACATCGTGGAGACCTGGGCGCACGTGCTCGACCAACTCGAGCGCGACCCGATGGAATGCGCCGAGGTGCTCGACTGGCCCGCCAAGCTGCGACTGCTCGAAGGGTTCCGGCAGCGGGAGAATCTGAGCTGGTCGGCGCCGCGCCTGCACCTCGTCGACCTGCAATATTCCGATGTCCGCCTGGATAAGGGTCTGTACAACCGGCTCGTCGCGCGCGGCTCGATGAAGCGTCTGGTCAGCGAACACCAGGTGCTGGAGGCGGTCGACAACCCGCCGACCGACACGCGCGCCTACTTCCGCGGGGAATGCCTGCGCAGGTTCGGCGCCGACATCGCCGCGGCCAGCTGGGACTCGGTGATCTTCGACCTGGGCGGCGATTCGTTGGTGCGCATTCCGACGCTGGAGCCGCTGCGCGGCAGTAAGGCGCACGTCGGAGCGCTGCTGGACTCGGTGGACAGCGCCGCCGAACTGGTGGAACAACTCACCAGCTAG